The proteins below are encoded in one region of Streptomyces roseirectus:
- the speB gene encoding agmatinase — protein sequence MVDHETPRGPVDSSRIPRYAGPATFARLPRLDEVGGKADVAVVGVPFDSGVSYRPGARFGGNAIREASRLLRPYNPAQDASPFALAQVADGGDIAVNPFDINEAVETIEAAADQLLYGGARLMTLGGDHTIALPLLRAVAKQHGPVALLHFDAHLDTWDTYFGAEYTHGTPFRRAVEEGILDTSALSHVGTRGPLYGKQDLTDDEKMGFGIVTSADVMRRGVDEVADQLRQRVGNRPLYVSIDIDCLDPAHAPGTGTPEAGGMTSRELLEILRGLSGCNLVSADVVEVAPAYDHAEITSVAASHTAYELVTLMSRQIAEARAQ from the coding sequence ATGGTTGACCACGAGACGCCGCGCGGCCCCGTCGACTCCTCGCGGATCCCCCGCTACGCCGGGCCCGCGACGTTCGCCCGGCTGCCGAGGCTCGACGAGGTCGGCGGGAAGGCCGATGTCGCCGTCGTGGGCGTGCCGTTCGACTCCGGCGTCTCCTACCGGCCGGGGGCGCGGTTCGGGGGCAACGCGATCCGCGAGGCGTCGCGGCTGCTGCGCCCCTACAACCCGGCCCAGGACGCCTCGCCGTTCGCGCTCGCGCAGGTCGCGGACGGCGGGGACATCGCCGTCAACCCGTTCGACATCAACGAGGCCGTCGAGACGATCGAGGCCGCCGCCGACCAACTCCTGTACGGCGGGGCCCGGTTGATGACGCTGGGCGGCGACCACACCATCGCCCTGCCGCTGCTGCGGGCCGTCGCCAAGCAGCACGGGCCGGTCGCGCTGCTGCACTTCGACGCCCATCTCGACACCTGGGACACGTACTTCGGGGCCGAGTACACGCACGGCACCCCGTTCCGCCGCGCGGTCGAGGAGGGCATCCTCGACACCTCGGCGCTCTCGCACGTCGGCACCCGGGGCCCGCTGTACGGCAAGCAGGACCTGACCGACGACGAGAAGATGGGCTTCGGGATCGTCACCTCCGCCGACGTCATGCGGCGCGGCGTCGACGAGGTCGCCGACCAGCTGAGGCAGCGGGTCGGGAACCGGCCGCTCTACGTCTCGATCGACATCGACTGCCTCGACCCCGCGCACGCGCCGGGTACGGGTACCCCTGAGGCCGGAGGTATGACGTCCAGGGAGCTACTGGAGATTCTGCGCGGGCTGTCCGGGTGCAACCTCGTTTCCGCCGATGTGGTAGAGGTTGCTCCGGCTTACGACCACGCCGAGATCACCTCCGTCGCCGCCTCCCACACGGCGTACGAGCTGGTCACCCTCATGTCCCGCCAGATTGCCGAGGCCCGCGCACAGTGA
- a CDS encoding thiamine pyrophosphate-binding protein — MTHDHDLVLRPTAAQTAAALNPPAGRIGGDLVVETLAGLGATTVFGLPGQHALGMFDALRRSPLRYVGLRVENNAGFAADAYGRVTGEAAPLLLSTGPGALTSLAALQEAAAASAPVLAIASQVPRAGLGGGRHGYLHELPDQAASFRGVVKSVHTARTQSQIPSAIADAWRSALSAPHGPVWVEIPQDVLLAPAALPVVTGVDATPEELAPRPELTAVAAELLSRAERPAIVAGGGVVRSDASGKLRKLAERLSAPVVTTYGGKGAFPWHHPLSLQSWMEDRHTTELLEDADVLLVVGSGLGELSSNYHTFRPRGRVIQVEADLGKLESNHPALGIHADARLAVQALLETVEDRDDPRAPERVRELLAKVGERLAGQRLDLEQGVLASVRRALPKRAASFWDMTILAYWAWAGFDAGAPGLMHSAQGAGGLGYAFPAALGAAAADPTRPVLAVSGDGGALYSIAELATARQYGYDVTWLIVDDGGYGILREYMTDAFGEASGTELARPDFVALAESFGVPAVRTSPEALTEDLANSLARTGPSVVVLPAVLRMFAPTHL, encoded by the coding sequence GTGACTCACGACCATGACCTCGTCCTCCGTCCGACGGCGGCCCAGACGGCGGCCGCGCTGAACCCTCCCGCCGGGCGGATCGGCGGGGACCTGGTCGTGGAGACGCTGGCCGGGCTCGGCGCGACGACCGTCTTCGGACTGCCCGGCCAGCACGCGCTCGGCATGTTCGACGCGCTGCGCCGCTCCCCTCTCAGGTATGTCGGTCTCAGGGTGGAGAACAACGCGGGGTTCGCGGCCGACGCGTACGGGCGGGTCACGGGCGAGGCCGCGCCGCTGCTGCTGTCGACCGGGCCCGGCGCGCTGACGTCGCTCGCCGCGCTCCAGGAGGCGGCAGCGGCCTCGGCGCCCGTGCTGGCGATCGCCAGCCAGGTGCCGCGCGCCGGTCTCGGCGGCGGCCGCCACGGCTACCTGCACGAACTCCCGGACCAGGCAGCCTCGTTCAGGGGCGTCGTGAAGTCCGTCCACACCGCCCGCACCCAGTCGCAGATCCCCTCGGCGATCGCGGACGCCTGGCGGTCGGCACTGTCCGCGCCGCACGGCCCGGTGTGGGTGGAGATCCCGCAGGACGTCCTGCTCGCCCCGGCCGCGCTCCCCGTCGTGACCGGCGTCGACGCGACCCCCGAAGAGCTGGCGCCCCGGCCCGAACTCACCGCCGTCGCCGCCGAGTTGCTGTCCCGCGCCGAACGCCCGGCGATCGTCGCGGGCGGCGGGGTGGTCCGCTCGGACGCCTCCGGCAAGCTGCGGAAACTGGCCGAGCGGCTGTCCGCGCCCGTGGTGACGACGTACGGCGGGAAGGGCGCGTTCCCCTGGCACCACCCGCTGTCGCTCCAGTCGTGGATGGAGGACCGGCACACCACCGAACTCCTCGAAGACGCCGACGTGTTGCTCGTCGTCGGCTCCGGACTCGGTGAACTGTCGTCCAACTACCACACGTTCAGGCCGCGCGGCCGGGTCATCCAGGTCGAGGCGGACCTCGGCAAGTTGGAGTCCAACCACCCGGCGCTCGGCATCCACGCGGACGCGCGGCTCGCGGTGCAGGCGCTCCTGGAGACGGTCGAGGACCGCGACGACCCCCGGGCGCCGGAGCGGGTACGGGAGCTGCTGGCGAAGGTGGGCGAGCGGCTGGCGGGCCAGCGACTCGACCTGGAACAGGGCGTGTTGGCGTCCGTCCGGCGGGCGCTTCCCAAACGGGCCGCGTCGTTCTGGGACATGACGATCCTCGCGTACTGGGCGTGGGCCGGGTTCGACGCGGGCGCCCCCGGCCTCATGCACTCCGCCCAGGGCGCCGGCGGGCTCGGGTACGCGTTCCCCGCGGCGCTCGGCGCGGCGGCGGCCGACCCGACGCGGCCCGTGCTCGCCGTCTCCGGGGACGGCGGCGCGCTCTACTCGATCGCCGAGCTGGCCACGGCCCGGCAGTACGGGTACGACGTGACCTGGCTCATCGTCGACGACGGCGGGTACGGCATCCTGCGGGAGTACATGACCGACGCGTTCGGCGAGGCGTCCGGCACCGAGCTGGCCCGCCCCGACTTCGTGGCCCTCGCCGAGTCCTTCGGGGTGCCCGCGGTGCGGACCTCGCCGGAAGCCCTCACCGAGGACCTGGCCAACTCCCTTGCCCGGACCGGCCCTTCGGTGGTCGTGCTGCCGGCGGTGCTGCGGATGTTCGCGCCGACGCACCTGTAG
- a CDS encoding DUF7691 family protein codes for MSYALEMSAGDMRQVARLLTAVERTPEQELHLGRVREQCKALDVRLQSQGAGLDVPVIRALEELIEGAPSRNMCPAYAHAFHEVVASCFSDVTDLGSWRRMSWFQTVSNDLARHGVPAPLLPETFLFSGPPLPLPHPGDVHPQIGTLSIHRAAEAATAYTAVLDRVHPDCQDTVRRFTEAFRFEVDEWRANSTADTLFFWFD; via the coding sequence GTGAGTTACGCCCTGGAGATGAGTGCGGGGGACATGCGGCAGGTGGCCCGGCTGCTGACGGCGGTGGAGCGGACGCCGGAACAGGAGCTGCACCTCGGCAGGGTGCGCGAGCAGTGCAAGGCCCTGGACGTCCGGCTGCAGAGCCAGGGCGCCGGGCTCGACGTGCCGGTGATCCGCGCGCTGGAGGAGCTGATCGAGGGGGCGCCGTCCAGGAACATGTGCCCGGCGTACGCGCACGCCTTCCACGAGGTCGTCGCGTCGTGCTTCTCCGACGTCACCGATCTCGGCAGCTGGCGGCGCATGTCGTGGTTCCAGACGGTCTCCAACGACCTTGCCCGGCACGGCGTTCCGGCCCCGCTGCTGCCCGAGACGTTCCTCTTCTCGGGCCCGCCGCTGCCCCTCCCCCACCCCGGCGACGTCCACCCGCAGATCGGCACCCTCTCCATCCACCGCGCCGCCGAGGCCGCGACCGCGTACACCGCCGTCCTCGACCGCGTCCATCCCGACTGCCAGGACACGGTCCGCCGCTTCACCGAGGCGTTCCGCTTCGAGGTGGACGAGTGGCGGGCCAACTCGACGGCGGACACGCTGTTCTTCTGGTTCGACTGA
- a CDS encoding endonuclease I family protein has protein sequence MLATRIRRRWKSVALTTTAVLVGLTAPAMTATPAAATTTAYDATYYKNAVGKTGASLKSSLHTIISSQTKISYSAVWNALKATDQDPNNSNNVILLYSGLSRSKSLNGGDVGDWNREHVWAKSHGDFGEVTGPGTDLHHLRPADVQVNSIRGNLDFDNGGSSVTNGGGSKVDSDSFEPRDADKGDVARMILYMAVRYDGGDGFADLEPNERVNNGSNPYIGKLSVLKAWNEQDPPSAFEERRNQVIYDTYQHNRNPFIDHPEWVEAIW, from the coding sequence ATGCTGGCGACACGCATACGCCGCCGCTGGAAGTCAGTCGCTCTGACGACCACCGCGGTCCTGGTGGGCCTCACCGCACCGGCCATGACGGCGACCCCCGCCGCCGCCACGACCACGGCGTACGACGCGACGTACTACAAGAACGCGGTCGGCAAGACGGGCGCGAGCCTGAAGTCCTCGCTGCACACGATCATCAGCAGCCAGACGAAGATCTCGTACTCCGCCGTCTGGAACGCGCTCAAGGCGACGGACCAGGACCCGAACAACAGCAACAACGTGATCCTGCTCTACAGCGGCCTCTCACGCAGCAAGTCGCTCAACGGCGGCGACGTCGGCGACTGGAACCGCGAGCACGTGTGGGCCAAGTCCCACGGCGACTTCGGCGAGGTGACCGGCCCCGGCACCGACCTGCACCACCTGCGCCCAGCGGACGTCCAGGTCAACAGCATCCGGGGGAACCTGGACTTCGACAACGGCGGCAGCTCCGTGACCAACGGCGGTGGCAGCAAGGTCGATTCGGACTCCTTCGAGCCGCGCGACGCGGACAAGGGCGACGTCGCCCGCATGATCCTCTACATGGCCGTGCGCTACGACGGCGGCGACGGCTTCGCGGACCTGGAGCCCAACGAGCGGGTCAACAACGGCAGCAACCCGTACATCGGCAAGCTCTCCGTCCTCAAGGCGTGGAACGAGCAGGACCCGCCGAGCGCCTTCGAGGAGCGCCGCAACCAGGTCATCTACGACACGTACCAGCACAACCGCAACCCCTTCATCGACCACCCGGAGTGGGTCGAGGCGATCTGGTAG
- a CDS encoding VOC family protein gives MIADLQCVVLDCPDPAGLAAFYHALLGGEVNRPDPRWALDEDWATLHAPSGLVLCFQKVADHRPPTWPDPERPQQFHLDFGVRDLDEAGTQLLALGAELLDSGPSERSWRVFADPAGHPLCLVREPAR, from the coding sequence ATGATCGCCGACCTCCAGTGCGTCGTCCTGGACTGCCCCGACCCCGCCGGACTCGCCGCCTTCTACCACGCGTTGCTCGGCGGCGAGGTCAACCGCCCCGACCCGCGCTGGGCGTTGGACGAGGACTGGGCCACGCTGCACGCCCCGTCCGGTCTGGTCCTGTGCTTCCAGAAGGTCGCCGACCACCGCCCGCCCACCTGGCCGGACCCGGAGCGCCCCCAGCAGTTCCATCTCGACTTCGGCGTACGGGACTTGGACGAGGCCGGCACCCAACTCCTCGCGCTGGGCGCCGAACTCCTCGACTCCGGCCCCTCGGAGCGGAGTTGGCGGGTGTTCGCGGACCCGGCGGGGCATCCCCTGTGCCTGGTCCGCGAACCCGCCCGCTGA
- a CDS encoding serine hydrolase, whose translation MTHTTSRRTRAVAVAALGTGLLITAAVPASAAAPAVSCTSSKAALATKLKKDITAAVASRKGTVAVGLYDRTTNTNCTLRASSAFDSASVVKVTVLSTLLWDAQKAKRSLTAREKSLATAMITKSDNASTSTLWKQLGVTKVKNFLKAAGMTQTKPGANGYWGLTQITVTDEQKLLKLLHAKNTVLTDGSRSYANGLMSKVVSAQRWGTPYGAPAGVAVRVKNGWLQRATYGWRVHSVGTFTGGGHDYTITVLTHGNSTMNYGIATIQGVAKVIHADLKAS comes from the coding sequence ATGACTCACACGACTTCCAGACGTACCCGAGCGGTCGCGGTCGCCGCCCTCGGCACCGGCCTCCTCATAACCGCCGCCGTCCCGGCCTCGGCCGCCGCACCCGCGGTGAGCTGTACGTCGTCCAAGGCGGCCCTCGCGACCAAACTCAAGAAGGACATCACCGCCGCCGTCGCCTCCCGCAAGGGCACGGTCGCCGTCGGGCTCTACGACCGTACGACCAACACGAACTGCACCCTGCGCGCCTCCTCCGCCTTCGACTCGGCGAGCGTGGTCAAGGTGACCGTCCTGTCGACCCTCCTGTGGGACGCGCAGAAGGCGAAGCGCTCCCTCACCGCCCGCGAGAAGTCCCTCGCGACCGCGATGATCACCAAGTCGGACAACGCCTCCACCAGCACCCTGTGGAAGCAGCTCGGCGTCACCAAGGTGAAGAACTTCCTCAAGGCCGCCGGGATGACCCAGACGAAGCCGGGCGCGAACGGCTACTGGGGCCTCACCCAGATCACGGTCACGGACGAGCAGAAGCTCCTCAAACTGCTGCACGCGAAGAACACCGTCCTCACCGACGGCTCCCGCTCCTACGCCAACGGCCTGATGAGCAAGGTGGTTTCGGCGCAGCGCTGGGGAACTCCCTACGGGGCTCCGGCCGGTGTCGCCGTCCGCGTGAAGAACGGCTGGCTCCAGCGGGCGACCTACGGCTGGCGCGTGCACAGCGTCGGCACCTTCACGGGCGGCGGGCACGACTACACGATCACCGTGCTCACCCACGGCAACAGCACCATGAACTACGGGATCGCGACGATCCAGGGCGTGGCCAAGGTGATCCACGCCGACCTCAAGGCGTCCTGA
- a CDS encoding methyltransferase: MVRGEVGTAGGAEGERLRRSGAFLVDEAMAFLQSAALRAAAEVKVADHLAGGPLAPAQLAVATGVDERGLYRVLRLLATRGIVEEDTRGAFTLTDAGQALRGDVPGSVRTAVLMITDRSMWQPAGELARCLTGQLPVFDSMFGMPFFDYFAQDERTAAVFHVGMAAMTDPENAVIAGAYDFPDTGTVVDVGGGHGGLLLEVLRQNPSLDGVLYDQAHVLAGHRLAGAEEIAGRWALADGDFFTHVPDGDVIMMKRITHDWDDDRCVTLLTHCRRALRPGGRVLVLDAVVPPGNAPHQSKTIDLMMMASLGGRERTAGDFAALFEAAGLKLARVLPTDTVLSVVEAVAAGE, encoded by the coding sequence ATGGTGCGGGGCGAGGTCGGTACGGCAGGTGGCGCGGAGGGGGAGCGGTTGCGCCGTTCCGGGGCGTTCCTCGTCGACGAGGCGATGGCGTTCCTCCAGTCCGCGGCGCTGCGCGCGGCGGCCGAGGTCAAAGTGGCCGATCACCTCGCCGGGGGTCCCCTCGCACCGGCCCAACTCGCCGTCGCCACAGGCGTGGACGAGCGCGGCCTCTACCGCGTGCTGCGGCTCCTCGCGACGCGGGGCATCGTCGAGGAGGACACGCGCGGGGCGTTCACGCTGACCGACGCCGGGCAGGCGCTGCGCGGTGACGTGCCGGGGTCCGTCCGGACGGCCGTCCTCATGATCACCGACCGGAGCATGTGGCAGCCCGCCGGCGAGCTGGCCCGCTGTCTCACCGGTCAACTCCCCGTGTTCGACAGCATGTTCGGGATGCCGTTCTTCGACTACTTCGCGCAGGACGAGCGGACGGCCGCCGTCTTCCACGTCGGCATGGCCGCGATGACCGACCCCGAGAACGCCGTCATCGCCGGCGCGTACGACTTCCCGGACACCGGCACGGTCGTCGACGTCGGCGGCGGGCACGGCGGGCTCCTGCTGGAGGTGCTGCGCCAGAACCCGTCCCTGGACGGCGTGTTGTACGACCAGGCCCACGTCCTCGCGGGCCACCGGCTGGCCGGCGCCGAGGAGATCGCCGGGCGCTGGGCCCTGGCGGACGGCGACTTCTTCACCCACGTGCCCGACGGCGACGTCATCATGATGAAGCGCATCACGCACGACTGGGACGACGACAGGTGCGTCACGCTGCTCACGCACTGCCGCCGCGCCCTGCGCCCCGGCGGGCGGGTCCTCGTCCTCGACGCCGTCGTCCCGCCCGGCAACGCGCCTCACCAGTCCAAGACCATCGACCTCATGATGATGGCTTCCCTCGGCGGACGGGAGCGCACGGCCGGGGACTTCGCGGCGCTGTTCGAGGCCGCGGGGCTGAAGCTGGCGCGGGTGCTGCCGACGGACACGGTGCTGTCGGTGGTGGAGGCGGTGGCCGCCGGGGAGTGA
- a CDS encoding glycosyltransferase family 39 protein: MTSATDPHPHTTSPAHTTSPDGPAVSSDRPPPEPTDAAAAEKAPRWSLPALLAILALAAVLYSWNLSGSGLNSFYSAAVQSGTESWKAWFFGSLDAGNFLTVDKPPFALMVMGLSCRVFGFGTWQMMLPMVLVALGTIWILHASVQRVWGHAAAAVAALVLALTPITVAINRDNNPDTLLVFLMAGGAALALRAVHSGRLLPLLGSAACFGLAFNTKMLQGYIALPAVFAVYLYAARPKLVRRIVNLALAGVVLAVSSFWWAAAVSLVPAGDRPYIGGSTDGTAWNLIMGYNGLGRVFGGDGNMGGGGGGGGGGGFSGTAGLGRMFNDVLGGQISWLLPFAAIAFAGAVILCGRAPRTDLTRAAVLLWGGWLGLHFLTFSMAEGTMHPYYTTAMAPGIAALCGGGGAMLLRAFRTDKRWTWVLPAALAVTGVWAIVLLRRASGWHTWLWPTIGVLMAAAVVGLVVFRSGNRVRLLAASVAAAVVASVAGPAAYAWSVPSGSTGGMGGTNPTAGPTTGFGGFGGGPGGRWGGMGGRQGGFPGGQSGQGGQDGQGGRSGENGWQGGEFPGGSQQDGGQAPGGENGQLPGGTGEMSGTPSGGDTPGGAPSGMGEMDGMPTGAMGMAGASTELIAYLKKHQDGAKWLLAVSSSQSAAQLILSSGEPVISMWGWSGSDKAMTLAKLKELVKKGELHYIQIGGGGMSGGPGGGSNVSSEVTEWVRKNATAVKESDYSKTASTSSSTSSSASIYRLDPSDVN; this comes from the coding sequence GTGACCTCTGCCACCGATCCCCACCCCCACACGACCTCACCGGCCCACACGACCTCACCGGACGGGCCGGCCGTCTCCTCGGACCGGCCGCCACCCGAGCCGACGGACGCCGCCGCAGCGGAGAAGGCGCCGCGCTGGTCGCTGCCCGCGCTGCTCGCGATCCTGGCCCTGGCGGCGGTCCTCTACTCCTGGAACCTCTCCGGGTCGGGCCTCAACAGCTTCTACAGCGCGGCCGTGCAGAGCGGCACCGAGAGCTGGAAGGCGTGGTTCTTCGGCTCGCTCGACGCCGGGAACTTCCTCACCGTCGACAAACCGCCGTTCGCGCTGATGGTGATGGGCCTGTCGTGCCGCGTGTTCGGCTTCGGCACCTGGCAGATGATGCTGCCGATGGTCCTGGTCGCGCTGGGCACGATCTGGATCCTGCACGCGTCCGTGCAGCGGGTGTGGGGGCACGCGGCGGCGGCCGTCGCCGCGCTGGTCCTCGCGCTGACCCCGATCACCGTCGCCATCAACCGCGACAACAACCCCGACACGCTGCTGGTGTTCCTGATGGCGGGCGGCGCGGCGCTCGCGCTGCGGGCCGTCCACAGCGGCAGGCTGCTGCCGCTGCTGGGTTCGGCGGCGTGCTTCGGGCTCGCCTTCAACACCAAGATGCTCCAGGGCTACATCGCGCTGCCGGCCGTCTTCGCGGTCTACCTCTACGCGGCGCGGCCGAAGCTGGTGCGGCGGATCGTCAACCTGGCTCTCGCGGGTGTCGTACTCGCGGTCTCCTCGTTCTGGTGGGCGGCGGCCGTATCCCTAGTACCCGCGGGGGACCGCCCCTACATCGGAGGTTCGACGGACGGCACCGCCTGGAACCTGATCATGGGCTACAACGGCCTGGGCCGGGTCTTCGGCGGCGACGGCAACATGGGCGGCGGAGGCGGTGGTGGCGGAGGCGGCGGCTTCTCCGGCACCGCGGGCCTCGGCCGGATGTTCAACGACGTCCTCGGCGGGCAGATCTCGTGGCTGCTGCCCTTCGCCGCGATCGCCTTCGCCGGCGCGGTGATCCTGTGCGGGCGCGCCCCGCGCACCGACCTCACCCGGGCCGCCGTCCTCCTGTGGGGCGGCTGGCTGGGCCTGCACTTCCTCACCTTCAGCATGGCCGAGGGCACGATGCACCCGTACTACACGACCGCCATGGCCCCCGGCATCGCGGCGCTGTGCGGCGGCGGTGGCGCGATGCTGCTGCGCGCGTTCCGCACGGACAAGCGGTGGACGTGGGTGCTGCCCGCGGCGCTCGCGGTCACCGGCGTCTGGGCGATCGTGCTGCTGCGGCGGGCGTCCGGCTGGCACACCTGGCTGTGGCCGACGATCGGCGTCCTGATGGCGGCGGCCGTCGTCGGGCTGGTCGTCTTCCGCTCCGGCAACCGGGTACGGCTGCTCGCGGCCTCGGTCGCCGCGGCGGTCGTCGCCTCGGTAGCAGGACCTGCGGCGTACGCGTGGTCGGTACCTTCGGGGTCCACCGGAGGTATGGGGGGTACTAACCCCACGGCGGGACCCACGACCGGCTTCGGCGGTTTCGGCGGTGGTCCCGGCGGTCGCTGGGGCGGCATGGGGGGCCGGCAGGGCGGGTTCCCTGGCGGTCAGAGCGGGCAAGGCGGCCAGGACGGTCAGGGTGGCCGGTCCGGCGAAAACGGCTGGCAGGGTGGCGAGTTCCCGGGCGGCTCCCAGCAGGACGGCGGACAGGCCCCGGGCGGCGAGAACGGCCAACTCCCCGGCGGCACGGGCGAGATGAGCGGCACGCCCTCCGGCGGCGACACCCCCGGCGGTGCCCCCAGCGGCATGGGCGAGATGGACGGCATGCCCACCGGCGCCATGGGCATGGCCGGCGCGAGCACCGAACTGATCGCCTACCTGAAGAAGCACCAGGACGGCGCCAAGTGGCTCCTCGCGGTGTCGAGTTCACAGAGCGCGGCCCAGCTCATCCTCAGCAGCGGCGAACCGGTGATCTCCATGTGGGGCTGGTCCGGCAGCGACAAGGCCATGACCCTCGCCAAGCTGAAGGAGCTGGTCAAGAAGGGCGAGCTGCACTACATCCAGATCGGCGGGGGCGGCATGAGCGGCGGCCCCGGCGGCGGCTCGAATGTCAGCTCCGAGGTCACGGAGTGGGTGCGGAAGAACGCGACGGCGGTGAAGGAGAGCGACTACAGCAAGACGGCGTCCACGTCGTCGTCCACGTCGTCGTCCGCGTCGATCTACCGCCTGGACCCGTCAGACGTGAACTGA